One segment of Solanum lycopersicum chromosome 1, SLM_r2.1 DNA contains the following:
- the LOC101259078 gene encoding COP9 signalosome complex subunit 1, with product MEPDEDLGLIAEEIYANGDENKQRHRPIISGEQLDIEAYAALYSGRTKIMRLLFIADRCGNASMQLEALRMAYDEIKKGENTQLFREVVQKIDGRLGTNYGPDPAWADSVDRRADLRKEKLESELNAYRTNLIKESIRMGYNDFGDFYYAHGQLGEAFKNYVRTRDYCTTAKHIIHMCLNAILVSIEMGQFTHVTSYVSKAEQSQDALDAITVAKLRCAAGLAHLEAKKYKLAARKFLEVGPELGNNYTEVIAPQDVATYGGLCALASFDRAELKSKVIDNINFRNFLELVPEIRELIHDFYTSHYASCLEYLGNLKANLLLDIHLHDHVETLYDQIRSKALIQYTHPFVSVDLNMMANAFKTSVAGLEKELESLITDNQIQARIDSHNKILYARHADQRNATFQKVLQTGKEFDRDVRSMLLRANLLKHDYIARTSRKH from the exons ATGGAGCCTGACGAGGATTTAGGGCTAATAGCCGAAGAGATCTACGCCAACGGCGATGAGAACAAGCAGCGTCATCGGCCGATTATCAGCGGCGAGCAGCTCGATATTGAGGCGTACGCCGCCTTGTACAGTGGCCGGACAAAAATCATGAGGCTTCTCTTCATAGCCGATCGATGTGGCAATGCTTCAATGCAATTGGAGGCTTTGAGAATGGCCTATGATGAGATTAAGAAAGGGGAAAACACACAATTGTTCCGTGAGGTTGTGCAGAAAATCGATGGACGTTTGGGCACTAATTATGGGCCAGACCCTGCTTGGGCTGACTCTGTGGATCGCCGGGCTGATCTGAGGAAGGAGAAGCTTGAGAGCGAACTCAACGCTTATAGG ACAAATCTGATCAAAGAGAGCATTAGGATGGGATACAATGATTTTGGGGATTTCTACTATGCACATGGACAGCTTGGAGAGGCATTTAAGAATTATGTTCGTACACGTGATTATTGCACGACTGCGAAACACATAATCCATATGTGTTTGAATGCGATTCTGGTCAGCATTGAGATGGGCCAGTTCACACATGTTACAAGCTACGTCAGTAAGGCGGAGCAAAGCCAAGATGCTCTAGATGCTATTACAGTTGCAAAACTTCGTTGTGCTGCTGGGTTGGCTCACTTAGAGGCAAAGAAATATAAGCTTGCTGCTCGAAAG TTCCTGGAAGTTGGTCCAGAATTAGGTAACAACTACACTGAAGTTATTGCACCCCAAGATGTTGCTACTTATGGTGGACTCTGTGCGCTTGCAAGTTTTGACCGAGCAGAACTGAAG AGCAAAGTTATTGACAATATAAACTTCAGAAATTTCTTAGAGCTGGTACCCGAGATAAGGGAGCTCATTCATGATTTCTATACAAG TCACTATGCTTCTTGTCTGGAGTATCTAGGGAATCTTAAAGCAAATCTGTTGCTCGACATCCATTTGCATGATCATGTCGAGACACTGTATGATCAAATCCGTAGCAAAGCTTTGATACAGTATACCCACCCATTTGTCTCGGTTGATTTGAATATGATGGCTAATGCTTTCAAGACGAGTGTTGCCGGGTTGGAAAAGGAACTTGAATCTTTGATCACTGACAACCAAATTCAG GCTCGAATTGACTCACACAACAAAATTTTGTATGCACGACATGCTGATCAGAGAAATGCAACCTTCCAGAAGGTGCTGCAGACAGGCAAGGAATTCGATCGGGATGTGAGATCAATGCTTTTGAGAGCAAACCTTCTCAAGCATGACTACATTGCTAGAACGTCAAGAAAACATTGA